In one Sporomusa sphaeroides DSM 2875 genomic region, the following are encoded:
- a CDS encoding hemagglutinin repeat-containing protein: protein MKFFSSGKSKPKTLVAWLTLVLFSLQPALTAAQVIVDANAPNAHRPTIDTAQNGTTVVQIAKPSAAGVSRNLYQQFDITQNGLILNNSYKLSKTQLAGYIQGNANLAGGSARIILNEVTGHQISHLRGYLEVAGQRADVIIANRNGIVGNGFGFINTNRGVLTTGTPVFGGGGSLEAFRVTGGHISVEGDGVNASEADRVDLISRAVTVNAGIWAQELNAITGSNQVDYNTLHTHTITGEDTQPLVALDVSALGGMYANKIKLVGTEQGVGVNSQGTLSANSGSLTLTNEGKITLAGTTSASGSVQIYTGESLINTGILYAQNNMKITGGDIIENSGTMAAARNTDLTAQRVSSSGTLGAGVDNRGTVTNTGNLNISASNTLQANGQNIAGGNIVMNASDIDLSSAKTYAGNRADLTAVLDNINNIGGTLQVADTLTITANGAVTNDKSASNTASEINAGQLIVLADSISNKGGKLTQYGVDATTIKTVNGIDNTGGNLATNGSSLTINANSLTNREQGSITADGAMSITVSGNIDNNQGIVETRKGLTVNTQFLANQGGTIANLDSSGLTLTVTGDVQNDDGYIGGNGQVGVNANKLSNVSGKVTAKSDLTITTSEGIDNTLGNLSAEQDVIVTQSASPMNNRQGIVGAGHTLSVVASEVDNTSGTMSSGENATLAVDKISGAGEVMAGQNLTIHATGGFTNEAGNQLKANRDISVTAIGEISNQGTLEAVRNLTISGSKIINDAGAAMIANHALTLNATGDIQNRGDIIGNKVTLTGNRIANDGNKALIVAVDLNGADIDPLKKAELNLYAATSLENKDDASIYSQGNLNIAGSAEKDGNGQFAIKTSNVLNQSANIEADGDIIISANELRNKLKSVTWEERTISETKYDQKGIHTDSRYPNLYGISLGLEEKLTTAKRLTPGFPSVWLLSETVSEKIVKADSSISRLVSGQNIFLDTLLINNEYSVIVAAKELNTVIGATVNNTALGNQRMLRRQLVYADVRAYLSDREFRITDDRYRSLGMGWFRSPAFWHNGVIGQGYTDTITEQLPGGIAAVFSGNQKITIQGSVNNSVVAPGSVNGTNHHALLPSASTGPISNPQTNHSGTIVLPQNGMYTVQTEPTARYLVETNPRFASYKNFITSDYMLQQLNIDPATTMKRLGDGYYEQKLVREQITSLTGRVYLPGYDNAEAQYKALLENGATYAKAFNLQVGIALTAVQMAQLTSDIVWLVEQEVNGQKVLVPVVYLTQANATSLHADGAIITGDRVIITGDTVNNSGTIKAIQSATIDAHNVNNIGGTINGGQDTTISATEDITNISGVIAGNNINLNADRDIKSETFTSTTELPFLLRTSAGNTASIIAGENLIMEAGRDIAVNGTNLKAGSDIAADAGRDLTIGTIQTQERMTTGSRYLEDTITNVVSNIEAGNNITMTSQQDATLSGAQVNAGEDLTLTSLAGNINISAVKDEELLDKKVGTSRNWKRTRTDDETVIGSTLQAGGNVNITAVNPETPTANGGNITIAGSHIYSDNGKISIEADQDVTIQEVKEKHESLVQTHRKKKGTFSSKTTDTLDYALVNEVQGSTLSGDSVTINSGKDLTVKGSNVIGTNDIILHADDNITLTSAQETGKEEHYKRVKKSGLFSGGGLGFTIGKQTQTTTLNEQVKAEVGSTVGSLAGNVTVTAGNDVNSAGTLIASGNDTNITGKNVTIDNTTNTYDSQYKYEFKQSGLSVSLGGTVVDLGTNLAHDINRAGDVQDNRLQALYGFKAQQDLKKLGDKLEGNFKDDLSINVSIGTSKTKFEQNTHVETVNTSNITAGGDVTITGTAGDVNLKATNINAHDVTLDAAKNLNIGSAQNVSQTDTKTSSSSASLGASFGLSGTFNGITGSVGASKGKENQSTTTNTESVINADGTATLKSGDDTNIIGSQITGEKVVANVGGNLTIISKQDSETYTEKTKGGNIGFGTGKISGTHGSIGTGKINSDYNSVIDQAGIFAGEDGFDIHVGKNTDLKGSVISSEATPDKNKISTDTLTWMDLHNKAKYSSSSMGVGYAAGKDANGKDIEKKNKGLTPNIGVTASGEAESTTQSAISPGTIEVRSNPNQDLSGLSRDTSNTLNALGKIFDKQTVQEQQELAGLFGEEVFKAIGNLGLPEGSLEKITLDAFAGGLMAKLGGGSFASGAAGAAFNQIVINELANIKDPALMQWASAVLGAAAAKVVGGSAQTGASTAVSETKNNYLSHWQKEERAKQLAACEKIEDPEERQKAKENIEKYWTAVDYAQDEIMDPLGISESTLKKMDPKERDRIEQFIASKAQEMLTSSSSDEVLNLRKIKTWIASVLPGFGTAIAYSEGDLAGAGWSFVGDIVPGEKVATKLLSDGTAIVMHLADDGGKLVVKEVEKITSASSRKLGDNLVAAGVERPDYASAAHHIVAGNSVKANEARAILQKYGIDIDDAANGVFLPTVKDVSNSAYHPSLHTNAYYEKVTNLLQDVTTKEEALDILNKISNQLKNGTFMN, encoded by the coding sequence ATGAAGTTTTTTTCTTCAGGGAAGAGCAAACCTAAAACGCTGGTGGCATGGCTTACGCTGGTGCTGTTTAGTTTACAGCCGGCTTTGACAGCAGCCCAGGTAATCGTCGACGCCAACGCACCCAACGCTCACCGGCCGACAATAGATACGGCCCAAAACGGGACAACCGTCGTGCAAATTGCCAAACCGTCGGCGGCAGGCGTATCCCGTAACCTCTATCAGCAGTTTGATATCACCCAGAACGGCCTTATTCTTAATAACTCCTATAAACTATCCAAGACCCAACTGGCAGGCTACATACAGGGCAATGCCAACCTCGCGGGCGGTTCTGCCCGCATCATCCTCAACGAAGTAACCGGCCATCAGATCAGCCACCTGCGTGGCTACCTCGAAGTAGCCGGTCAGCGGGCCGATGTCATCATCGCCAACCGCAACGGCATTGTCGGCAACGGCTTTGGCTTCATCAACACCAACCGGGGTGTGCTCACCACCGGTACACCTGTATTTGGCGGCGGCGGCAGCCTGGAAGCCTTTCGCGTAACCGGTGGCCACATCAGTGTCGAAGGAGACGGCGTCAACGCCAGCGAGGCTGACCGCGTGGATCTCATCAGCCGGGCTGTCACCGTCAACGCCGGTATCTGGGCCCAGGAACTCAACGCTATCACCGGCAGCAACCAAGTCGACTACAACACCTTACACACCCACACCATCACCGGTGAAGATACCCAGCCCCTGGTGGCTCTGGACGTTAGTGCCTTAGGCGGTATGTATGCCAACAAAATTAAACTGGTAGGGACCGAACAAGGCGTCGGTGTCAACAGCCAGGGAACTCTGTCTGCCAATAGCGGCAGCCTTACCTTAACTAATGAAGGTAAAATCACTCTGGCAGGAACTACGTCTGCCTCCGGTTCTGTCCAGATATACACTGGGGAATCGCTAATAAATACCGGAATTCTATATGCACAAAATAACATGAAAATTACCGGTGGCGATATTATCGAAAACAGCGGCACCATGGCTGCCGCTAGAAATACAGACCTCACTGCCCAACGTGTCTCTTCTTCCGGTACGCTGGGGGCAGGTGTAGATAATAGGGGAACAGTTACAAATACCGGTAATCTGAACATTTCTGCCAGTAACACCTTACAGGCAAATGGCCAAAACATCGCAGGTGGAAACATAGTTATGAACGCTTCCGATATTGATCTTTCCAGTGCTAAGACATATGCCGGAAACAGAGCTGATCTTACTGCTGTTTTGGATAATATTAACAATATCGGCGGTACGCTGCAAGTAGCCGATACCTTAACCATTACTGCCAATGGAGCAGTCACAAATGATAAAAGTGCAAGTAACACAGCTAGTGAAATCAATGCCGGTCAATTGATAGTTCTAGCCGACAGTATTAGCAATAAAGGCGGTAAGCTAACCCAATATGGAGTAGATGCGACTACGATAAAAACGGTAAATGGTATTGACAATACAGGTGGGAATCTCGCTACAAATGGTAGCTCATTGACCATAAATGCCAATAGCCTGACAAATCGTGAGCAGGGAAGCATTACGGCTGATGGCGCTATGTCTATTACCGTTTCAGGAAATATTGACAACAATCAGGGTATAGTGGAAACTAGAAAAGGATTAACTGTTAATACTCAGTTTCTTGCCAACCAAGGAGGAACAATCGCTAACTTAGATAGCAGCGGCTTAACACTAACCGTTACAGGCGATGTCCAAAATGATGATGGATATATTGGTGGCAATGGCCAGGTTGGTGTAAATGCTAATAAGCTATCCAACGTTTCTGGTAAAGTTACGGCAAAAAGTGATCTCACGATAACGACTTCAGAAGGAATTGACAACACACTAGGGAATCTGTCTGCAGAACAGGATGTAATTGTTACTCAGAGTGCATCGCCCATGAATAACCGTCAAGGCATTGTAGGAGCCGGTCATACTTTGTCAGTTGTAGCATCAGAAGTCGATAACACCAGCGGAACAATGAGTTCCGGAGAAAATGCAACTTTAGCTGTGGATAAAATCAGCGGTGCCGGCGAAGTTATGGCTGGCCAGAATTTAACAATTCATGCGACTGGTGGTTTTACCAACGAAGCAGGAAATCAGCTTAAAGCCAATCGAGATATTTCGGTAACCGCTATTGGGGAAATCTCCAACCAAGGTACGCTAGAAGCCGTACGTAATTTAACTATATCAGGCAGCAAGATTATCAATGATGCTGGCGCAGCCATGATTGCGAATCATGCACTAACGCTTAATGCCACAGGGGATATTCAAAACCGTGGCGATATAATTGGTAACAAGGTCACTCTTACAGGAAACCGCATTGCTAATGATGGAAATAAAGCTTTGATTGTTGCAGTAGATCTTAACGGTGCGGATATCGACCCATTAAAAAAAGCCGAATTAAATCTGTATGCTGCCACTAGTCTGGAGAACAAAGATGACGCATCCATTTACAGCCAGGGTAACCTTAATATTGCGGGCAGTGCTGAAAAAGACGGCAATGGGCAATTTGCCATTAAAACCAGCAATGTGCTTAACCAATCAGCGAATATTGAAGCTGATGGAGATATTATTATTAGCGCTAATGAGTTGAGGAATAAATTAAAGTCTGTTACTTGGGAAGAGAGAACGATTTCAGAAACGAAGTATGACCAGAAGGGTATCCATACTGATTCTAGATATCCTAATCTATATGGTATTTCTTTAGGTTTAGAAGAAAAGCTAACAACTGCTAAGCGGTTGACTCCTGGTTTCCCTTCAGTTTGGCTTTTGTCTGAGACAGTATCTGAGAAGATAGTAAAGGCGGATTCCTCAATTAGTAGATTAGTCAGTGGTCAGAATATATTTTTGGATACTCTACTGATCAATAACGAATATAGCGTTATTGTTGCTGCTAAAGAGCTAAATACAGTCATTGGCGCTACTGTTAATAACACAGCATTAGGTAATCAACGAATGTTGAGAAGGCAATTGGTATATGCAGATGTAAGGGCCTATTTATCTGATAGAGAATTTAGAATAACAGATGATCGTTACAGGAGCCTTGGAATGGGGTGGTTTCGTAGTCCGGCCTTTTGGCATAACGGCGTAATTGGACAAGGCTATACAGACACAATCACCGAACAACTTCCAGGTGGTATTGCGGCTGTTTTCAGCGGCAATCAAAAAATCACTATCCAAGGCAGCGTTAATAACAGTGTTGTAGCTCCAGGAAGTGTGAATGGTACAAACCATCATGCTTTACTTCCCTCTGCTTCGACCGGGCCTATTTCCAATCCTCAGACGAATCATAGTGGAACGATAGTCTTGCCACAGAACGGTATGTATACAGTTCAGACTGAGCCTACGGCCCGCTATCTTGTGGAAACCAATCCCCGATTTGCTTCTTATAAAAACTTCATCACCAGTGACTATATGCTGCAACAGTTGAATATTGACCCTGCTACAACGATGAAGCGGTTAGGTGATGGTTACTATGAGCAAAAATTAGTTCGTGAACAAATAACCAGCCTTACGGGCCGGGTGTATTTGCCAGGTTATGATAACGCCGAAGCGCAATATAAAGCTCTGCTAGAAAACGGCGCTACTTATGCCAAAGCCTTCAATCTACAAGTTGGTATTGCACTGACAGCAGTGCAGATGGCTCAGCTTACATCCGATATCGTTTGGCTGGTTGAACAGGAAGTAAACGGTCAGAAAGTTCTAGTGCCTGTTGTATATTTGACGCAGGCTAACGCTACTAGCCTGCATGCTGATGGAGCCATAATCACCGGCGACCGTGTAATCATTACCGGTGATACGGTAAATAATAGCGGCACAATTAAAGCGATTCAGAGTGCAACCATTGATGCTCATAATGTAAATAATATCGGTGGTACCATTAACGGCGGTCAGGACACTACAATTAGCGCAACTGAGGATATTACAAACATAAGCGGTGTGATTGCCGGTAATAATATTAACTTAAATGCTGACCGGGATATCAAGAGCGAAACCTTTACTTCCACAACAGAACTCCCCTTCCTGCTCCGGACTTCGGCTGGCAATACGGCATCTATTATCGCCGGAGAAAACCTTATTATGGAAGCTGGCCGCGATATAGCTGTCAATGGCACAAACTTAAAGGCTGGTTCAGATATAGCCGCTGATGCTGGCCGTGATCTTACTATTGGCACTATTCAAACGCAAGAGCGTATGACGACTGGCAGTCGCTATCTTGAGGATACTATCACTAACGTGGTGAGCAATATTGAAGCTGGTAACAACATAACTATGACAAGCCAGCAAGATGCCACCCTAAGCGGGGCTCAGGTAAATGCAGGTGAAGACCTTACCCTAACTTCCTTAGCCGGCAATATTAACATTAGCGCAGTTAAAGATGAGGAATTGCTGGATAAAAAGGTTGGAACCAGCCGGAACTGGAAGCGAACCCGCACTGACGATGAAACCGTCATTGGCAGCACCCTGCAGGCAGGCGGCAACGTCAATATTACCGCGGTTAACCCGGAGACTCCTACCGCTAACGGCGGCAATATCACAATTGCCGGCAGCCATATTTACAGTGACAACGGAAAAATCTCCATCGAAGCCGATCAAGATGTAACCATTCAGGAAGTTAAGGAAAAACATGAGTCGCTCGTCCAGACTCATCGGAAAAAGAAAGGAACCTTCTCATCTAAAACCACAGATACTCTTGACTATGCCTTAGTCAACGAAGTACAAGGCAGCACCCTTTCCGGTGACTCGGTAACTATTAATTCCGGTAAAGACCTCACCGTTAAAGGCAGTAACGTCATTGGCACCAACGATATTATCCTTCATGCCGATGACAACATAACCCTGACTTCCGCTCAGGAAACCGGCAAAGAAGAACACTACAAACGCGTGAAAAAATCCGGCCTCTTCAGCGGCGGCGGACTCGGCTTCACCATCGGTAAGCAGACCCAGACGACAACCCTGAACGAGCAAGTCAAAGCCGAAGTCGGCAGCACTGTCGGCTCCCTGGCCGGTAATGTTACCGTCACGGCAGGCAACGATGTAAACAGTGCAGGCACCCTGATTGCCAGCGGCAACGACACTAATATCACCGGCAAAAACGTGACCATTGACAACACCACTAATACCTACGACAGCCAATACAAGTATGAATTTAAGCAGAGCGGCTTGTCTGTATCCCTGGGGGGAACTGTCGTAGACCTGGGTACAAACCTCGCCCATGACATAAACCGTGCAGGCGATGTCCAGGATAATCGCCTCCAGGCCCTCTATGGTTTCAAAGCCCAGCAGGACTTAAAGAAACTCGGAGATAAACTGGAAGGCAACTTCAAAGATGACCTGTCCATCAACGTCAGCATTGGCACAAGTAAAACCAAGTTCGAGCAAAACACCCATGTTGAGACCGTAAACACCTCCAACATAACTGCCGGCGGCGACGTCACCATTACAGGTACTGCAGGCGATGTCAATCTTAAGGCAACCAATATTAATGCCCATGATGTAACCCTTGATGCAGCGAAAAACCTTAATATCGGATCTGCCCAAAATGTTTCGCAAACCGACACCAAGACAAGCTCCTCCTCGGCTTCCCTTGGCGCTTCCTTTGGCTTGTCAGGAACCTTCAACGGTATCACCGGCAGTGTCGGCGCCAGCAAGGGCAAAGAAAATCAGTCAACCACGACCAATACCGAAAGCGTAATCAATGCCGACGGTACTGCGACCTTAAAGTCTGGAGACGATACCAATATAATCGGTTCTCAGATTACAGGCGAAAAAGTGGTTGCTAATGTTGGCGGCAATCTAACTATTATTAGTAAGCAGGATAGCGAGACCTACACCGAGAAAACTAAAGGCGGAAATATTGGCTTTGGTACAGGCAAAATTAGCGGTACTCATGGTTCTATCGGTACCGGTAAAATTAACTCTGATTACAATAGTGTTATTGATCAGGCAGGTATTTTTGCAGGTGAAGACGGATTTGATATCCATGTTGGTAAAAACACCGACCTGAAAGGCTCGGTTATTAGCAGTGAGGCTACACCGGATAAGAATAAGATTAGTACCGATACGCTGACATGGATGGATTTGCACAATAAGGCCAAATATAGCTCCAGTAGCATGGGCGTCGGCTATGCAGCAGGAAAAGATGCCAACGGAAAAGACATAGAAAAGAAAAACAAAGGGTTAACTCCCAATATTGGTGTAACGGCAAGCGGGGAAGCAGAGAGTACGACACAATCTGCTATTTCACCGGGGACCATTGAAGTACGGAGTAATCCAAATCAGGATTTGAGCGGATTAAGTCGTGATACCAGTAATACGCTAAATGCCTTGGGAAAAATCTTTGATAAACAAACAGTGCAAGAACAGCAGGAATTAGCAGGCTTATTTGGTGAAGAAGTATTTAAAGCAATTGGTAATCTGGGATTGCCGGAGGGTAGTCTTGAAAAAATCACACTGGACGCATTTGCCGGCGGTTTAATGGCCAAACTCGGTGGCGGTAGTTTTGCCTCAGGTGCTGCCGGGGCAGCTTTTAACCAAATCGTCATAAATGAATTGGCGAACATTAAAGATCCGGCACTCATGCAATGGGCCAGCGCGGTTCTGGGTGCTGCTGCGGCAAAAGTCGTGGGTGGTAGTGCTCAAACCGGGGCCAGTACAGCAGTTAGTGAGACAAAGAATAACTATCTATCGCATTGGCAGAAAGAGGAAAGAGCTAAACAGCTTGCGGCTTGCGAGAAAATTGAAGATCCTGAAGAAAGACAGAAAGCAAAAGAAAACATTGAAAAATACTGGACAGCAGTAGACTATGCGCAAGATGAAATAATGGATCCACTAGGTATAAGTGAAAGTACATTAAAAAAGATGGATCCGAAAGAACGAGATAGAATAGAGCAATTCATAGCTTCTAAAGCACAAGAAATGCTAACGAGCTCAAGCTCAGATGAGGTTTTAAATCTGCGCAAAATTAAGACATGGATAGCTTCTGTTCTTCCGGGATTTGGTACAGCTATAGCTTATAGTGAAGGAGATCTAGCTGGCGCTGGATGGTCCTTTGTTGGCGACATTGTTCCTGGAGAAAAAGTCGCGACTAAGCTTTTATCTGATGGTACAGCAATTGTCATGCATCTTGCGGATGATGGTGGTAAATTAGTAGTCAAAGAGGTCGAAAAAATTACATCTGCTTCATCGAGAAAATTAGGCGATAATCTAGTGGCGGCAGGCGTAGAACGACCAGATTATGCAAGTGCAGCCCATCATATAGTCGCAGGTAATTCTGTGAAAGCAAATGAAGCAAGGGCAATATTGCAGAAATATGGAATAGATATCGATGATGCTGCTAATGGGGTATTTTTACCTACAGTAAAAGATGTAAGTAATTCAGCATATCATCCTAGCCTGCATACTAATGCTTATTATGAAAAAGTTACAAACTTACTGCAAGATGTAACAACTAAAGAAGAAGCACTCGATATTTTAAACAAAATTTCGAACCAGTTAAAAAATGGGACATTCATGAATTAG
- a CDS encoding ShlB/FhaC/HecB family hemolysin secretion/activation protein, with translation MDKPKYSKIIKLCALILLIYFTGMNLAWAAPTRTDTEEQNRKARQAEQERSQRQQGNDVFLQKEKRGSESIVLPAETPSFPISTINIAGDEAGRFPWVHDITSKYQGQKIGWQGINLIVKTLTNAFIDRGYVTTRVLIPQQDIATGVLTLQVVPGTIKDIQLSDPAGSVDWKSAFPARPGDILNLRDLEQGLEQMKRVPSQDAELQLLPGDKPGESIVQITVTRTKPWKVILSLDDSGSKATGKLQASETLSVDNLFGINDLFHISFNKDAEKNGYRYGTRGDSFSYSAPHGYWTYSLSSSVYKYHQTIDNYGTAFVASGQTRNLEVKAEKLVYRDQTRKTSLAFSVTKAASKSYIDDTEIEIQRRKTTAAKLALNHRQYNGQTVVDYTLAYKRGVPWFGAQDDPADSAPGEPTTHYNLWTLDASLITPVSLGKTKASYNVALHGQYTKNLLYASEFLSIGNRYTVRGFDGEQTLAAENGWYLRNELSIPLQDSGSEVYLAVDAGQVSGASADQTLGKSLIGSALGLRGNLGGALYDVFIGTPIKRPSGMKVPEQVLGFQLLYQI, from the coding sequence ATGGATAAGCCCAAATATTCAAAAATAATCAAGCTTTGCGCACTCATCTTGCTCATCTATTTTACCGGTATGAATCTGGCTTGGGCGGCACCAACACGCACCGATACAGAAGAACAAAATCGCAAAGCCCGCCAGGCTGAACAGGAGCGCAGCCAGCGTCAACAAGGGAACGATGTTTTCCTGCAAAAAGAAAAACGGGGTAGTGAATCCATCGTGCTGCCTGCTGAAACCCCCAGCTTCCCCATCAGTACCATCAACATAGCCGGTGATGAAGCAGGGCGTTTTCCCTGGGTACATGACATCACCAGCAAGTACCAGGGCCAGAAGATCGGCTGGCAAGGAATTAACCTCATCGTTAAAACACTTACCAACGCCTTTATCGACCGCGGCTATGTGACAACCAGAGTGCTCATTCCCCAGCAGGACATAGCAACCGGTGTGCTTACCCTGCAAGTTGTTCCCGGTACCATTAAAGACATTCAATTATCTGACCCTGCCGGCAGCGTCGACTGGAAAAGCGCCTTTCCCGCAAGACCGGGCGATATTCTTAACCTGCGCGACCTTGAGCAGGGACTGGAACAAATGAAACGCGTCCCTTCCCAGGATGCTGAGCTGCAGCTGCTGCCCGGGGACAAGCCCGGTGAATCCATCGTACAAATTACCGTTACCCGGACAAAACCCTGGAAAGTCATCCTGTCGTTAGACGACTCCGGCAGCAAAGCTACCGGTAAGCTGCAAGCGTCGGAAACCCTCTCGGTGGATAACCTGTTTGGTATCAATGACCTGTTCCACATCTCCTTTAACAAGGATGCCGAAAAAAATGGTTATCGCTATGGAACCCGGGGAGACAGCTTCAGCTATTCCGCTCCCCACGGCTACTGGACCTATTCCCTGTCCAGCTCGGTATATAAATACCATCAGACCATTGATAATTACGGCACAGCGTTTGTTGCCTCAGGACAGACCCGCAACCTTGAAGTAAAAGCAGAAAAATTAGTGTATCGTGACCAGACACGTAAAACCAGCCTGGCCTTCAGTGTCACCAAAGCTGCCAGCAAATCCTATATTGATGACACCGAAATTGAAATCCAGCGGCGTAAAACCACCGCCGCCAAACTGGCACTAAACCACAGGCAATACAACGGCCAGACCGTTGTTGACTATACCCTGGCCTACAAGCGGGGCGTACCCTGGTTTGGGGCCCAGGATGACCCGGCCGACAGTGCGCCCGGTGAGCCTACCACTCACTATAACCTCTGGACACTGGACGCCAGTCTCATAACCCCTGTCAGCCTCGGCAAGACCAAAGCCAGCTACAATGTTGCCTTACACGGGCAATATACCAAAAATCTGCTGTACGCCTCAGAATTTCTCAGTATCGGTAACCGTTATACCGTACGGGGCTTTGACGGCGAACAGACCCTGGCTGCTGAAAATGGCTGGTACCTGCGCAACGAACTCAGCATACCCCTCCAAGACTCTGGTTCCGAAGTCTACCTGGCGGTAGACGCCGGTCAGGTTAGCGGCGCCTCAGCCGACCAAACCCTTGGCAAAAGCTTAATAGGTTCGGCGTTAGGCCTGCGGGGCAACCTGGGCGGTGCCCTGTATGACGTATTTATCGGTACACCCATCAAACGGCCGTCCGGGATGAAAGTGCCGGAGCAAGTGCTAGGGTTCCAGCTGCTGTATCAAATCTAA
- the hisIE gene encoding bifunctional phosphoribosyl-AMP cyclohydrolase/phosphoribosyl-ATP diphosphatase HisIE, which yields MNIDKIKYNADGLVPAIVQDEASGTVLMLAYMNAEALRKTLETGVTWFYSRSRRSLWQKGETSGHVQTVKEMYYDCDADTILVKVNQTGAACHEGTFSCFSRRLDAETAQAETLVDPGKIYKEPLANVIYELYHVINDRKHNPKEGSYTNYLFEKGQDKILKKVGEEAAETIIGSKNNDKAEILYEMADLWYHCLVLLANHEIAPSELMAELQSRRK from the coding sequence ATGAATATAGATAAGATAAAATACAATGCTGACGGCTTAGTGCCGGCCATCGTGCAGGATGAGGCTTCCGGAACGGTGCTGATGCTGGCCTATATGAATGCCGAAGCCTTGCGCAAAACGCTGGAAACCGGTGTAACCTGGTTCTACAGCCGCAGCCGCCGCTCACTTTGGCAGAAAGGTGAAACCTCCGGCCATGTGCAAACCGTAAAAGAGATGTATTATGATTGTGATGCCGATACCATCTTAGTTAAAGTAAACCAAACCGGCGCAGCCTGCCACGAGGGCACCTTCTCCTGCTTCAGCCGCAGACTGGACGCTGAAACTGCCCAGGCGGAAACCCTGGTTGATCCCGGCAAAATCTACAAAGAGCCGCTGGCCAATGTGATCTATGAACTATACCATGTCATCAATGACCGCAAACATAACCCCAAAGAGGGTTCGTACACCAACTACCTGTTTGAAAAAGGCCAGGACAAAATCCTGAAAAAAGTCGGTGAAGAAGCGGCTGAGACCATCATCGGGTCGAAGAATAATGACAAAGCCGAGATATTGTATGAAATGGCCGATCTTTGGTACCACTGCCTGGTGCTCCTGGCAAACCATGAGATCGCGCCAAGCGAATTAATGGCAGAATTGCAGAGCCGCAGGAAGTAA
- the hisF gene encoding imidazole glycerol phosphate synthase subunit HisF, whose product MYTKRIIPCLDVKDGRVVKGTNFVGLRDAGDPVELAKVYDVKLADELVFLDITASSDERRTMVDVVEQVAAEVFIPFTVGGGIRTVADIRTMLKAGADKVSLNTAAVKNPELLTEGAKRFGRQCIVLAVDARRSGPDQWEVYINGGRTPTGMDVLAWVTRATALGAGEILLTSMDKDGTKDGYDIPLTRAVSEAVKVPVIASGGAGELEHFYEVLTAGKADAVLAASVFHYGQFTVGQVKDYLRSRGVEVRL is encoded by the coding sequence GTGTATACCAAACGCATTATTCCCTGTCTTGATGTGAAAGACGGACGGGTGGTAAAAGGCACTAACTTTGTTGGCCTGAGAGATGCCGGTGACCCGGTGGAACTGGCTAAGGTCTATGATGTTAAACTAGCTGACGAACTGGTTTTCCTTGACATTACGGCCTCCTCTGATGAACGCAGGACCATGGTGGATGTAGTGGAACAGGTGGCGGCCGAAGTATTTATTCCCTTCACCGTCGGCGGCGGCATTCGTACGGTAGCGGATATCCGGACAATGCTCAAAGCCGGGGCGGACAAGGTTTCTTTGAACACGGCAGCCGTGAAAAATCCGGAGCTGTTAACCGAAGGCGCCAAACGCTTTGGCCGTCAGTGCATTGTGCTGGCCGTGGATGCCCGCCGGTCAGGACCGGACCAATGGGAAGTATATATTAACGGCGGACGGACGCCGACCGGTATGGATGTGCTGGCATGGGTTACCCGTGCCACTGCGCTCGGGGCCGGGGAAATTCTCTTAACAAGCATGGACAAAGACGGCACCAAGGACGGCTATGATATCCCCCTGACACGGGCGGTATCGGAAGCCGTCAAGGTGCCGGTCATTGCTTCAGGTGGCGCCGGTGAGCTGGAACACTTCTATGAGGTGTTAACAGCAGGCAAGGCCGATGCCGTGCTGGCGGCGTCAGTGTTTCACTACGGCCAGTTTACCGTAGGCCAGGTAAAAGACTATCTTAGATCCCGTGGAGTAGAGGTGAGACTATGA